The genome window CGAGAAAGCGGAGTCATGTCCACATTACAGGAGAACAGGGAAACGGTGCCATCAAGACAAAACGTGCGAATGTTGCGACTCCCTGCGAGTGTCCGACTCAGATTACGAGTCTGTTTGTGGCATTCCCCGACACCTGCCCGAGCAAGCCTTTGCCTCATTGGGCCTCTCTCGGGATAAGTCTCGCAGCATGCCTCTTCATTGGTCTAAAGTGCCGTCTGTCAGCTCAAGCCCCGCCTCGTTGTCCGGATCCTGTCACTCTTTACGATCTCAATCCCGCACCGCCTCCGTCCAGTCGCTGGACTCTTTGGATGGCAACGATCCATTTGATTGGCCGGAGGAGCAGGCGGTCATCTTGGATTCAATTTTTAAAGAGTTGAAGGGAATTGAGGGAAAGCCGGTCAGCTCGCCAGCTGGCAGTCGTATTCCTGTGCTGGACAGAGGGGAGGTGCATAATGGGAAGGGCGAAGTGGGAGTGAAAGCGGGGTTAGTGAGAGAACTGAATTTCGGAGAGCAGGATAACGGGACGGATGATGAGCTTGAAGAGGAGAGTGAGGATGTGCTGACCGAACTAAGAGATGAGTTTCTGCCTTTGCAAAGAGAGGTGAGGCTAATATTTGCCTAATATTGTAGaatctgttttacatttttttttcatgtagGATTCTTCTATACTTGTATTCCTTTGCTTTATGCAGGTGTCTACGGGTAGGGTTCACCTCGCTGTGAAGCAGTTGCGTGAGCAGCTGGTTCAAGCTCTGTCTCGCATCAGAACTCTGGAGGCGCAGCTCAGGAACGCAGACAAACCAGTACCCAGTGCTCCTGTCGATCAACCGAAGACTCCTCCAAAGGTGCTGATTGACATTGGGTTGATATAAATTTAGAAATCTATGGATCAGACTGGGTGTGAAAGCTGAACATGTGGTCTGCGTATTGTTTTTAGAATTAACATGTAAGACACGCCCTTTGTTAATCTTTTTGTTGACTTCTCAAATGATTGGTTATACAAGGCATATTACAGAGGGCGTGTGGATTTTTTATGCCCTGGGTTCACGCGCACGCTCACACGCCTCGTCCAGGAATCTTCCCGGACTGGAGGAGTTTGCCTTGGGCTTTGGTTGTACctgttttatcattaacagTCTTTCAACAGTTATTTTAATGTGCCTGTGTCTTTTGAtcttgttttaatatatttgcaaCCGAAAGCGTAAGTGCTCGCATAAAATCTAAAACATTTTGCCCATTTTTTGCAAAAAGCTTCATGTTTACTTTTATTAGAACATCTTCTTGGTCTTTCAGAGCTCAATATCTACCCTCAGattatacataaaaaaaaaaaaacattgaagctGATTGCTGACATCAGATGCCAAGTCAATTAATATTTGTTAAGATCGGTCAAGATGAGGGAAAGACAAGTTTACAGGGGTAAAacttaaattgatttttttcagaaaagaagatacttttaagaacgttggtgatcaaacaacattggcccccattgacttccattgtatttgaaaacatttctcaaaatatcttcttctgtgttccacagaagagtcacatcgctgctgtccttctgaaaccttgtatctccatattctgtgttttttatttttggccatAAATCAGTATTATTAGtcgccctttatgtttgtcactgggttttgcaaatatctaaaagtattaaaaagtgcttgtcaactttgaacatttaaaaagtacagtgttttgtccattttctgaaaaacagcgaatatggacatacaaggtttcagaaggacagcgatacagatacaggttttgaatgacatgggcgtaaatgaataaatgattttatgtttgggtaaaaatggtaaaagttccatttaaaatgtgttatataATCATAGAGTGATTGAAAACTGACTCCATGATGTGAGCTGGTAGCAGTAAAATAGCTCAAGAGGAATGCTTTTGAGTCACAGTGACATGAACTGTCCCTCAGGCATGAAGAGGACTCATTTTGCTGCATGTGGGAATGATACCCGTTAGTGAGAATAATACTCTGATATGTGTCTGTTTTTGCTGCGCACAGGCCAGTCTAAAGAATGACCTGATAGACAATCTCAGCCAATCGCTGCACAGCAGAGAGAACGTAATCCAGGTTAGTATTGCATTTATAAACTGTTGTTCAGTGATGGCTAATTCAGCATGGGTGCTATTTTTGTAAATCCATAAATTCCTGTAGATACAGGGAAGAAACCGATTGCGTGCATGATAAACTGGGATCTTTCCCTCAGGAATGTGTGACTTTGATCCAGAGGCTGTGTGCTGAGCAGGGGGTGGAGTCAAAGGAGACAGACAGCCTTATTAAAAAACTGACCAATGCCGTGAATGATAAACGCAGCGAGCGTGAGGTGAGGGTCGGATTAAACGACACACACACGCTAATCTCACATGTGCGTGAAGACTTCTCATCtacttcttttgttttttaaactaagCCACTTATAATCGCAGACTAACCCTAACCACAGTCATGCAATTCTGACGTGAACCGTTTTTTTTcggcaattaaaaaaaaacaccgaACAAGCTCTTACGCAGTCTGTGTAAATGTTGGTTCTGTGTCACCGAGTATGATGAATAACTTGAGGGAATACAGTATGTAGTGgccttaaaaagtcttaaaacaCTTGCACGTTGTTAAATTACATAACAGTATTTGCGTTTGGTAGTCCACAAACGCACAACACTATGTTGTATGGCATGCTTCGTCGTAATGTGCACAATGCAAATGATTGggtatttgtttatgttgtacgATGGTAATTAGTTTATTCTGGAGGCTCAGCTGTCAGATGCGAGGGAGAGGGAGAAAGTGCTGGAAAAACAACTGCAAGCTCTTAAAGACGccggcagagagagagagcgagacctGATCACACTCAACACAGTGCTCCAGTGTAACCAGGATATTATTCATGTGAGTCAAACAAACAGCGCtctctacacaaacacacagtttaCTTAAACACATGGTTAGTGACTGCTGGTGTTGTAAATGTGTGTTAGgatatgtgtgtgttatttgtaGTCCTGTCTTTTTCAATTAGTGaccttaaaatgttattttatgtgtgaaaagaaattaaataatgaTACAAATGATTACAAATCTGTGAGTTTTTAATGAaagtctttttttgtttcttcaCACAGCACCTGCGTGTGGAGCTGGCCGAGCGAGATCGAGCGCAGCAGGAAATGATGAAGGAGTGGGAGGTGTGGAAAGAGAGAGATTCAGCGCTGACTGCACTGGTGAAAGATAATGAAGCATTTATTTCCCAACTCAAGGGGGCGCTAGAGAGTTCACGCAGGGATGTGCAGGTAGACGTGGCATTATCTTTCTCGCTGCAGAGGGAATTTGGTTAATGTGTGATTTCAAGTAGTCACCAGTTACGATTATTTTCCCTTAGGCGCTTTCTGACTCTCTGATTGGCCGGGGATTGGAATGGGGCGGGGCTGAGGCTGGATTAGTAAATCGGCTGCGAGAAAAGGAATCTCTGCTGGAAACCAGCTTCAGAGATAGAGAAGAGCTTGGCGCCACCTTGAGGCAGGAGATCTCAAGTCTCGCGATAGCTTTAAAGGACTCTGAAGCGATCATAAAGGTAGTTTCTGACTGCACTGCGCTTGGAGTCCCACCCGACCCGAGACCCCGGGCCACTGTAAGATTTGATTTGTAAATGTTTCGTTAGATGTTTTTCTCATTGTCCACCTTTCTTTCAGGAACAGAGAGAAAGTCACAAACAAGCCATGACTGAACTATCAGAGAAACTCAAGGTGACACTCGAGGAACTGAGAGAGAAAACCAAAGAGAATAAGGAGGCTGAACTAGGGCAGAAGAAGGAAAATAAGGAGCGAGACTTTGAAGAGGGGAAACTAATAGAGAATCTTCAGAAGAGGGATAAACTCATTGAGGtacgtactgtactgtattctacATCTACTGTAGGATGTTGAAAGGTTTGTTCATGCAACAAAGCTTTTGAAatactttaatttaaaaatgacaagttacatacaatgaaatgtaatcattttatttttaaatacagccCTCTAGCCCTGATGTAGCTTATCTGttgtcagtgttttgttttacattacacATGTTTGTCATTTGTCCCCAAAGCAAGTTCTCCTGGAGTTAGAGGAGCGTGACGGAGTGCTAACAGAGCTTCAACAAAACATGTCAAGCAGGCTTCGACCCAAGACAGGACTCAAACAGACGTTGTGAGTGTGCTTGTGTCACTACATATGAGAGACACAGACGTGATAATGATCCTGTGAATACACTGAATTTGTCGATTGACTATCGATCGTTGATTTGTGTCATTTATTGGTATAGTACATATGTAAATAATTAGACTGTCTGTTCGCTGCATTAAAATTAAGGAACGAAACATATCAATCTACAGCCCACGATCCATTTTTTGAGAAGAAATAGTTGTGCTTGATGCTGATGTGAAGGAAATTGAGACAGACCAACACTGCACTTCAGGAGGTTTTATGTTGGTCTGTATATTGTAGTGGATGtcattgcaatatttttttccataacATTCCCTACTGCCTTAAATGAATTCATatcaaatatttaaattctgtttaaatgttttattggttaTGGTGGCTGAACATATTGAATGCTGCTTTTCGCTTATTGTTTGATTTGTCTGTTGCATTCTTTTCCATGTTATCTTTTTTGTCCTgtatttatgaatgaatgaatgaatgatgtcGATTTTGTCCTGGAGACGCAGTCATGGTCCCTGatgtgcagtttttttttttctcataaaATATGCCTTTACTGACTGTCTGTAGATTTgttatatttgtgttgttttaatcttgctgttattttatttgGGTATGCTGGAATGTTTTCCCCACAACCTTCAGTGTACCTCATTTCCATTCAGGAAATATTTTGTTCAAAAAGATGCCTCAAGTTTGTGCCGGTTGCGGTTCTCAAAGTTGTTTGAggttttcttttatttggaAATATTAAAAGGTTCTTTCTCGAGAACTCAAGGGTATGATTGACAATAAAAACCTCCTATTTAAACAAGTGAATGTTGTGTGATCATTATTAAAGTTTGCTAGGATTCACTTGAAGGCAAATTTACATAAACGGAGGCTTACTGTAcacaaagcaacttacaagtgcattttatcaatatgtgtgttttctggGAATTGAACCTACAACGATCCGCGAGCTGAGCTATACAGGAACACAACTGTTTCTATTAAATTGTCCACACTCCTTAATGCAACATGCAGGTCTTGAATGTTTCtctctattaacagaaatgtttataatattaacacttTAAATACAGATTGGCTGTATTTAAACTAAGCAAGACTAAACAGATTTCATATGTCTGTTATCTTCCAAACCAGAATCTGAGTAAATTGGATAGGCCTACTCTGTTGCACATCACAGCATATGATCTCTTTTCGTCCTGTAACTGAATCTCCACTGATCTAGTTGCAGTTTGAATGGACCTGAAAGAAGGGCCTCCTTTAGAAGCTCATCAGTTAGCGCGTATCGCGTTACCCAATCAGAGCCCGGTGCGCGTCTCTCGAGGAACTGTTGCTTTGGAGACAGCGCAACACTTTTAAACCCAAACACTTTTCAGTTAGTCGCATTTCTCCAGTGAGTGGAAAGTTCTTGTGGTTGAGTATGATGATCATGAGCCAGTCCGCTCCTCCTGCTGCGGTTATCGGATCAAAAGGCTGGAGAGACGCTACGGTCCGCTCGATCCTGCGCGCGCAAGATCTCGTGCGCAAAACTCGTGTTGGTCAACTTGCCTCCTCTACACGCACAGTCAGGCACAGTCTTGGGATGTTTTCCAACAGATCTCCACAGTCGAGCGCTTACAGTGGGCACTATAGTGTTGAAAAGGAGCACGATGAGAGTGAATTGGAAAAGAAAGCTCACTTCCGAAGGAACCCCACTGGAACTATGGTAAAGTAATACAGAATCGCCATATTTTATCCAAAAATGTGCACGATTAATAGTCCTATGTATACATTCAAATGTATTGAAACGATCTAATGTATCAGGTTGCTCCAAGAAAAAacgtatttttcttttataaagttTACTTCTGGATTTATCAGCGGTCCCTTTCCCCCGCCGGCCTTGCGTGAGCAGAGCGCAGTGGTCAGCATGGGCATAGCGGGAGACTACATGCGCAGTGTGAGAGAGGTGGAGGGTCACCTGCGCAAACAGGCGGCCAGGGTGTCCCAGGAGGGCACCAGGGTGGAGCATCAAAGGGAACGACTGGAGAAGTTACTGCGTGGTCTGAGGAAAGCTTTACAGGTCAACCAGCAAAGTTCAGATGACAGGATGTTTCGACCAGCCACCTCGGAGACTGTGagtagatacagtatttgtaaTAATCCGAAAAGTTTTATGGCCTAGACAAGGAATGAAAGCTCAGAAGAAATGTACTGAAAGAATGAATCTCTTCGTATTGACTGGTTTCATGTCTTGTCAAGAAACGGGATGGAGCAGACGATCTTCTGCGGTGTGAACGAAGGGAATTAAATGTACTGAAACAGGAACTGGAGACCACGTTGAGAAAGACTTTGACTCAACAGCAGGTACACCACAGGTCTTCCTTGATATTGAAATTCTGAATGAAACGAAATCAGTTGCaattataaaatgtgtttttttttcaggctTTGGCTGAGAGCAGTAGGCAGCTGTTGGATTGCGCCTTTGAGAGGTCCAGAGTAACAGAGCTGCTTCCCCAGCACGGTTCACTTTCAGCGGGCGTGATCACCCACACCTCTCCCCTCTCGTTGAAACCTGACCCTGCTGGACCATTTACTCCAGGTACACCATCATTTCAACATCCCGTCTCTCTGTCACCCAAATTAAACTCAAAACGAATAGTTTCATGACCTGGCTGAGTGACTTTTAATAGTTCCTCTCATTCTCTTTAAGAATGTAAACAGGCTTTGGATTGTTCAGCATCAGTCCTGCGTGAATCTCACCAACTCAGAGAAAACACGACACAACTCATGACTCGTGTCGTCAGAAAACAAACGGCTCTCCACCAATCAACCAGTGACGCTCTGCTGAAGAAAATGACCGAAACTGTTAACCTGGAGGTGTGAGAATAGAACTAAAGCTTGTCTGAAACTTTATGACAGAAATTTTGACGCATGGCTCATTTGCCTTGGTAACCTTGTATGTACATGCATTCCTCTCTTATTAATCATCAGCAACATCTCACACTATGCTCGGCTGCCACGAGACAGGCCATTTACCGCAAACAGAGACAGATGCAGTGTGCCGGATACAGTCTTGGCAAAGCACTGGTATGTTTCATTTAGAGCCAATTTATTACCAAAGTAACATTAAAGTGTGAATATATTGTAGTGATTACAATACAGTGTTCCCGTTCCAgcatgttcacccaaaaatgaaaattctgtcatcatttactcactcgcgagttgttccaaatctgtataaatgtcattgttccgatgaacacagagaaagatatttggaagaatgcttgtaaccaaacagttcttggccaccattgactagcatagtaggagaaatgacaatggtagtcaaaagggccccagaacggtttgatTTATTGCtgtttgctttaaaaatatttttttcctatgctaatggtggccaagaactgtttggttacaagcattctttctctgtgttcatcagaacaaaaaaatgtaaacagatttggaacaacttgacggggagtaaacgaagacagatttttcatttttgggtgaactgttcctttcatttttgtttctaagattcatattttttgtgtgcTTTGTAGAAATGACGCTACATTTCTTGTCTTTTAATCCGTATGCTTTTGTATTCCTCATCTATTTTGTAGGGCCCAGTTTGCAGCGCTGATCTGTTTTGTCGTGAAAGGTTAAGCAGGCCCATGACTCAGATGTACGGTCGGCATTCAAGCATTGGGCTGCCAGAGTCTGACCTGCTCACACAGGTGTACACATCTGACTGCATTCATAATATTCCTCAAACATCGCAAACCTTCAAAGCTTTTGTCTTTTAATGTTGCTTTTCTGGATTATTTTGATTGAATTCTTATATTagagggatacttcacccaaaaatgaaaattctgtcatcattcactcaccttcgagttgttccaaatctgtatcaatgtctttgttctgatgaacacagagaaagatatttggaagaatgcttaaaacCAGACAGATTGGTTATCTATATATTAGtttaaattttcctactatgggagtcaatggggggcaagatctgtttgtttataagcattcttccaaatatctttctctgtgttcatcagaacaaagacatttatacagatttggaacaactcaaatgtgagtaaatgatgacagaattttcatttttgcgtgaagtatccctttaagcacaaTTTAAGAACAAGCCACTCTGCTGATACAGTTGATTTAATTGGGATTAATCATGTGTAGCACAAATATTACAACATGCTTTTAGATAAGGATTATAGATAAGGATGCAGAATGTAGGTTAGTGTTAGTAGTGTAAATTAATCACGTCGTACTGGTTAACACACATATTTCTCTTTATCCCTCAGGGCAGTTTTATGCTTCAAAGGCATCTTAAATCTTCACGTAAAGAGCTTGCAGATCTGCAGACTACCCACCGGCTTCTTGAGGATGACCGGTATGGAAAGCATGCCGCAGTCAGCGTGGATTCTGCTATCGCCAGGCTGCGGCGAAGACTTCCACGTCCCCAATCTGTCCGACCTTCAACCAGCTAAAACTCCATCCACAGCAAATAGATAACAAAGATGGTGCTTTGGTTCTCAAACATGATTATACGGACTTTCTACAGAGTTGCCACGTGTTTTCAAAATCATTGTGTGGTTTTTGTGTGTCATTTGTAAATCAAATTTTAAGAATTATTCATGCGATGTGCGAATATGTTAAACATTTGTTGGCAAACAGAGTGACAATGGTAAAAGACTTTTGTATGAGCACAGATGCTGTCATCAGTAATTCACCAGGttaaaaatatatcagtgttCATCCAGTAATCCCACCACTCAGATGCTTTTGGAGAAAGAGGGTTTGATCTTCGTTGGGTCTGGAACTGGGCCTCGAGTGATCTAGTCTTGGTTTAGGTCTTGTGTTGTGGGAGTCTAGTGTTGTAAACAATGAATAACACGACTGCAGACACATCATCACACATCATTTCTCCTGTGATGTAACAAACTTCAGATCTCTCTGGCGACCGTTTGAATTGTGTTGAATGCGTCTCAGCTGGGTCTCCAGACGCTTCCTGTCCTTCATCGCTCTTTTCCCCTCTTCCCCTAAtctcctcctctcctcctccacCGTCTTTTCCTCCTTTCTCAGCTCTTCGACCATCTTTTCAAACTCCATCAACTCCTCCTCATActgctctctttctttcatcAGTCTGTTCACGAGTTCAGTgtgctccctctctctcctctccagtTCTTTCTGTCGCACGCCCGCAGTTCCACCCACTACACCATCTGTGGCCAAACTCTGCAGAGATTCAGGAAGCGTTTTATGATCACCAGATTAGAAAAACTTGGATTTAAATCAAATCAACAGATTAAAAAACAGAGGTGAAGATCTTCAAGACTTGTGAATTTTTATCAGAATAAATAGAAGCATTAagcaatttcattttattctgaaagttttttagcccaattgttattattttaaattattctaTTAATAATGTGCTAACAGGAACATCCACACCCACCTTTCTGACATCATAATCACTGATGGGACTTGTGGGTAGAGCTTCTCCCTCCAGGAGGAGGAGTTTTTGAACTTCAAAGCAGCTGTCCTGGATTATTATAGCAGCCTTCAAAAAATGATAATGGTTACATTTTTCAAACATGCACATCCAGCTGTTACTAACTGAATGATAGACAAAGATTCCCACCTGCAGACTATATAGTATATGGATTAAGCTGTGAACACCCTCCGCTACCTACAGGTAGATTGACAGaggaaaataataaacattcaaTATGTTATTTCCTAGCATGATATACAGAACACTAAATTGTTTGCGAATCTGTTACCAGCCTTTGCATAAGTCTGGTGGGCGGGGCTTATTGGCGATATAGCGAGAGGCCCCACCCCTGATTCTACCAGAGCACATCTTCTGGCCTTACTAGGGATACTCGG of Triplophysa rosa linkage group LG14, Trosa_1v2, whole genome shotgun sequence contains these proteins:
- the si:ch73-95l15.5 gene encoding myosin-11 isoform X1, yielding MTSRSKSEACRICGGDLQGNQRRWLYTAQTRKETQPHTPTDFSSKGSLPRSVQSSPWGSTLSLSSSRSLSKSHSALTPTKGIDLLCVLTHIIEQPVPRKDGRGEFICGKCVSVLEQVFKFDSVISRVKVLSSERLQKLTQERDKIRRWVRSLYYQHHSPNSRGKGSSSEEEGEPGRRHRNDSAGEGYREMLRENMSLAEYEWWSEKAESCPHYRRTGKRCHQDKTCECCDSLRVSDSDYESVCGIPRHLPEQAFASLGLSRDKSRSMPLHWSKVPSVSSSPASLSGSCHSLRSQSRTASVQSLDSLDGNDPFDWPEEQAVILDSIFKELKGIEGKPVSSPAGSRIPVLDRGEVHNGKGEVGVKAGLVRELNFGEQDNGTDDELEEESEDVLTELRDEFLPLQREVSTGRVHLAVKQLREQLVQALSRIRTLEAQLRNADKPVPSAPVDQPKTPPKASLKNDLIDNLSQSLHSRENVIQECVTLIQRLCAEQGVESKETDSLIKKLTNAVNDKRSEREFILEAQLSDAREREKVLEKQLQALKDAGRERERDLITLNTVLQCNQDIIHHLRVELAERDRAQQEMMKEWEVWKERDSALTALVKDNEAFISQLKGALESSRRDVQALSDSLIGRGLEWGGAEAGLVNRLREKESLLETSFRDREELGATLRQEISSLAIALKDSEAIIKEQRESHKQAMTELSEKLKVTLEELREKTKENKEAELGQKKENKERDFEEGKLIENLQKRDKLIEQVLLELEERDGVLTELQQNMSSRLRPKTGLKQTL
- the si:ch73-95l15.5 gene encoding myosin-11 isoform X2, with the protein product MTSRSKSEACRICGGDLQGNQRRWLYTAQTRKETQPHTPTDFSSKGSLPRSVQSSPWGSTLSLSSSRSLSKSHSALTPTKGIDLLCVLTHIIEQPVPRKDGRGEFICGKCVSVLEQVFKFDSVISRVKVLSSERLQKLTQERDKIRRWVRSLYYQHHSPNSRGKGSSSEEEGEPGRRHRNDSAGEGYREMLRENMSLAEYEWWSEKAESCPHYRRTGKRCHQDKTCECCDSLRVSDSDYESVCGIPRHLPEQAFASLGLSRDKSRSMPLHWSKVPSVSSSPASLSGSCHSLRSQSRTASVQSLDSLDGNDPFDWPEEQAVILDSIFKELKGIEGKPVSSPAGSRIPVLDRGEVHNGKGEVGVKAGLVRELNFGEQDNGTDDELEEESEDVLTELRDEFLPLQREVSTGRVHLAVKQLREQLVQALSRIRTLEAQLRNADKPVPSAPVDQPKTPPKASLKNDLIDNLSQSLHSRENVIQECVTLIQRLCAEQGVESKETDSLIKKLTNAVNDKRSERELSDAREREKVLEKQLQALKDAGRERERDLITLNTVLQCNQDIIHHLRVELAERDRAQQEMMKEWEVWKERDSALTALVKDNEAFISQLKGALESSRRDVQALSDSLIGRGLEWGGAEAGLVNRLREKESLLETSFRDREELGATLRQEISSLAIALKDSEAIIKEQRESHKQAMTELSEKLKVTLEELREKTKENKEAELGQKKENKERDFEEGKLIENLQKRDKLIEQVLLELEERDGVLTELQQNMSSRLRPKTGLKQTL
- the tektl1 gene encoding coiled-coil domain-containing protein 105, whose translation is MSQSAPPAAVIGSKGWRDATVRSILRAQDLVRKTRVGQLASSTRTVRHSLGMFSNRSPQSSAYSGHYSVEKEHDESELEKKAHFRRNPTGTMFTSGFISGPFPPPALREQSAVVSMGIAGDYMRSVREVEGHLRKQAARVSQEGTRVEHQRERLEKLLRGLRKALQVNQQSSDDRMFRPATSETKRDGADDLLRCERRELNVLKQELETTLRKTLTQQQALAESSRQLLDCAFERSRVTELLPQHGSLSAGVITHTSPLSLKPDPAGPFTPECKQALDCSASVLRESHQLRENTTQLMTRVVRKQTALHQSTSDALLKKMTETVNLEQHLTLCSAATRQAIYRKQRQMQCAGYSLGKALGPVCSADLFCRERLSRPMTQMYGRHSSIGLPESDLLTQGSFMLQRHLKSSRKELADLQTTHRLLEDDRYGKHAAVSVDSAIARLRRRLPRPQSVRPSTS